In one window of Cupriavidus necator N-1 DNA:
- a CDS encoding acyl-CoA dehydrogenase family protein: MLYTEDHRNIMDSIRRFVSAEIDPFVDEWEAAEIFPAHALFKKMGDLGFLGITKPVEYGGMGLDFSYAIAAAEALGYAHAQGVGMGVGVQTDMATPALTAFGSDELKRNYLAPAIAGDMVCSIGVSEAGAGSDVASLKTRAVRDGDDYVISGSKMWITNGTQADWICLLCNTSDGPVHKNKSLIVVPLREDGKRVRGVEVQKIRKFGMWCSDTAQIFFDEVRVPVRNRIGDEGMGFIYQMKQFQEERLNGAARRLACNALIEETADYLRQRIAFGKPLLDNQFIQFKLAELKTEMEALRALVYMATQTYINGGEVIELASMAKLKAGRLSREVADWCMQFQGGMGYTWDNHASRAYRDFRLGSIGGGADEVMLQVIAKQMGLMSRG; this comes from the coding sequence ATGCTTTACACGGAAGACCACCGCAACATCATGGACAGCATCCGCCGCTTCGTCTCGGCGGAGATTGATCCCTTCGTCGATGAGTGGGAAGCCGCCGAGATTTTCCCGGCGCATGCACTGTTCAAGAAGATGGGCGACCTCGGCTTCCTCGGCATCACCAAGCCGGTCGAATACGGCGGCATGGGGCTCGACTTCTCCTATGCCATTGCCGCCGCCGAGGCGCTGGGCTATGCCCACGCACAGGGCGTGGGCATGGGCGTGGGGGTGCAGACCGACATGGCGACGCCGGCGCTGACCGCGTTCGGCTCGGACGAGCTCAAGCGCAACTACCTGGCCCCTGCCATCGCCGGCGACATGGTGTGCTCCATCGGCGTGTCCGAAGCCGGCGCCGGTTCCGACGTGGCCTCGCTCAAGACCCGTGCGGTGCGCGATGGCGACGACTATGTCATCTCCGGCTCCAAGATGTGGATCACCAACGGCACCCAGGCCGACTGGATCTGCCTGCTGTGCAATACCTCTGACGGCCCGGTCCACAAGAACAAGTCGCTGATCGTGGTGCCGCTCAGGGAAGACGGCAAGCGCGTGCGCGGCGTGGAAGTGCAGAAGATCAGGAAGTTCGGCATGTGGTGCTCCGACACCGCGCAGATCTTCTTCGACGAAGTGCGCGTCCCGGTGCGCAACCGCATCGGCGACGAGGGCATGGGCTTCATCTACCAGATGAAGCAGTTCCAGGAAGAGCGGCTGAACGGCGCGGCGCGCCGGCTGGCCTGCAACGCGCTGATCGAGGAAACCGCCGACTATCTGCGCCAGCGCATCGCCTTCGGCAAGCCGCTGCTGGACAACCAGTTCATCCAGTTCAAGCTGGCCGAGCTCAAGACCGAGATGGAGGCGCTGCGCGCGCTGGTCTACATGGCCACGCAGACCTATATCAATGGGGGCGAGGTCATTGAACTGGCCTCAATGGCAAAGCTCAAGGCCGGGCGCCTGTCGCGCGAGGTGGCCGACTGGTGCATGCAGTTCCAGGGCGGCATGGGCTACACGTGGGACAACCATGCGTCGCGCGCCTATCGCGATTTCCGGCTGGGCTCGATCGGCGGCGGGGCGGACGAGGTCATGCTCCAGGTCATTGCCAAGCAGATGGGCCTGATGTCGCGCGGCTGA